Proteins co-encoded in one Xiphophorus couchianus chromosome 16, X_couchianus-1.0, whole genome shotgun sequence genomic window:
- the qtrt1 gene encoding queuine tRNA-ribosyltransferase catalytic subunit 1 has protein sequence MASVQHRGFKQLASCNLTLKTGHDVRSKPVRIDPPTLFFFTKPRRLLANPEDSPQNYVFIGCSKGVFIVLSKKRVSNWSNQLSVVSINGRRNMAATITSEADGNLKENSMFLKKTLAAVPPLTLRIVAECPVTKARACDLTLPHSSVSTPVFMPVGTQGTLKGITADQLEGLGCQICLGNTYHLGMRPGPELIEKVNGLHGFMNWRRNLLTDSGGFQMVSLVELSEVTEEGVKFKSPYDGKEILLSPEKSISIQNSLGSDIMMQLDDVVSSTVKGPRVEEAMHRSIRWLDRCIAANKHPDKQNLFAIIQGGLDAELRKACLDEMTKRDVPGFAIGGLSGGEEKDDFWRMVTLSTDHLPREKPRYLMGVGYAVDLVVCVALGCDMFDCVFPTRTARFGSALVPWGSLQVKQKQYAKDFQSIDPDCQCPTCKRHSRAYLHALFKSDTAAMHHITIHNIAYQLNLMRSMRQSIVEGRFPEFIQTFMKRMFPSPDQYPNWAVEALASVNVTLE, from the exons ATGGCTTC TGTTCAGCACCGTGGCTTCAAGCAGCTCGCTTCTTGTAATCTCACTTTGAAAACCG GACATGACGTCAGATCGAAACCGGTGAGAATAGACCCacctactctttttttttttacaaagccgAGACGTCTATTGGCTAATCCAGAAGACTCGCCTCAGAACTATGTTTTCATTGGGTGTTCAAAAGGCGTGTTCATCGTGCTGAGCAAGAAACGCGTCTCTAATTGGTCAAACCAACTGTCGGTCGTTTCCATCAATGGTCGGAGGAATATGGCTGCCACCATAACCTCTGAAGCAGATGGAAATCTCAAAGAAAAcagcatgtttttaaagaaaactttagcCGCCGTTCCGCCTCTTACTCTGAGGATTGTTGCAGAATGTCCTGTGACGAAAGCAAGAGCTTGTGATCTGACTCTGCCCCACTCCAGCGTCAGCACGCCGGTTTTTATGCCTGTTGGGACACAGGGAACCCTGAAGGGGATCACCGCGGATCAGCTGGAAGGTCTCGGTTGTCAGATTTGCTTGGGAAACACGTACCACCTGGGCATGAGGCCG GGACCTGAGTTGATAGAGAAAGTCAACGGTTTACATGGATTCATGAACTGGAGGAGAAATCTTCTAACT gacAGTGGAGGATTTCAGATGGTGTCTCTTGTTGAACTCTCAGAGGTCACAGAGGAAGGGGTCAAATTCAAGTCCCCATATGATGGCAAAGAGATCTTGTTGAGTCCTGAGAAGTCCATTAGCATACAGAATAGTCTGG GGTCAGACATAATGATGCAGCTGGATGATGTAGTCAGCAGCACTGTGAAGGGACCGCGTGTGGAGGAAGCCATGCATAGATCCATTCGTTGGCTGGATCGTTGTATAGCAGCAAATAAGCATCCAGATAAACAGAACCTTTTTGCCATCATCCAGGGAGGACTAGATGCAGAGCTGCGCAAGGCCTGTCtggatg AAATGACTAAACGTGATGTTCCTGGTTTTGCCATTGGCGGCCTGagtggaggagaggagaaggaCGATTTCTGGCGGATGGTCACACTGAGCACTGACCATCTGCCACGAGAAAAGCCTCGCTACCTGATGGGTGTCGG ATATGCTGTGGACTTGGTGGTGTGTGTCGCTTTGGGATGTGATATGTTTGACTGTGTCTTTCCAACCCGCACTGCC AGGTTTGGTTCTGCCTTGGTACCTTGGGGTTCTCTTCAGGTGAAGCAGAAGCAGTACGCCAAAGACTTTCAGTCTATAGACCCCGACTGCCAGTGTCCCACCTGCAAAAG acataGTCGGGCCTACCTGCATGCTTTGTTTAAGAGTGACACTGCTGCCATGCATCACATCACCATTCACAACATTGCCTACCAG CTCAACCTGATGCGTTCTATGAGGCAGAGCATCGTGGAAGGCCGCTTCCCTGAATTCATACAGACGTTCATGAAGCGAATGTTTCCATCGCCGGATCAGTACCCCAACTGGGCGGTGGAGGCTTTGGCTTCTGTCAATGTGACTTTGGAGTAG